A genomic region of Miscanthus floridulus cultivar M001 chromosome 3, ASM1932011v1, whole genome shotgun sequence contains the following coding sequences:
- the LOC136547134 gene encoding protein PELPK1-like, whose product MASSSRSTVSSLLLVALLLCCSGMSSAARVLEEAPPKEEHPHPAVPELPKPELPPHPTDVVPPEVPKPELPPHPAVPELPKPEVPHPVPEQPKPELPPHPAVPELPKPEVPHPVPELPKPELPPHPAAPELPKPEVPHSAPELPKPELPPHPAVPELPKPEVPHPVAPEVPKPELPSHPTVPEVPEVPNHELPPLPKAELPPKPEGHYPEPEAKP is encoded by the coding sequence ATGGCTTCGAGTTCCAGGAGCACCGTGTCTTCGCTTCTCTTGGTGGCGCTGCTGCTCTGCTGCAGCGGCATGAGCAGCGCGGCGCGGGTGCTGGAAGAGGCGCCACCCAAGGAGGAACACCCACACCCTGCCGTGCCGGAGCTGCCAAAACCCGAGCTGCCGCCGCACCCTACCGACGTCGTGCCGCCTGAGGTGCCCAAGCCCGAGTTGCCACCGCATCCGGCTGTTCCCGAGCTGCCGAAGCCTGAGGTGCCTCACCCGGTGCCGGAGCAGCCCAAGCCCGAGCTGCCACCGCACCCGGCCGTCCCCGAGCTGCCCAAGCCTGAGGTGCCTCACCCGGTGCCGGAGCTGCCCAAGCCCGAGCTGCCACCGCACCCGGCCGCCCCCGAGCTGCCCAAGCCTGAGGTGCCGCACTCAGCGCCGGAGCTGCCCAAGCCCGAACTGCCTCCTCACCCGGCCGTCCCAGAGCTTCCAAAGCCTGAGGTGCCGCACCCAGTGGCGCCAGAGGTGCCAAAGCCGGAACTCCCTTCTCACCCGACCGTGCCAGAGGTTCCGGAGGTGCCAAACCACGAGTTGCCGCCTCTACCGAAAGCTGAGCTGCCACCGAAGCCGGAGGGCCACTACCCGGAGCCGGAGGCAAAACCATGA